A window of the Chaetodon trifascialis isolate fChaTrf1 chromosome 9, fChaTrf1.hap1, whole genome shotgun sequence genome harbors these coding sequences:
- the triap1 gene encoding TP53-regulated inhibitor of apoptosis 1: MNSVGEACTDLKQEYDQCFNRWFAEKFLKGDRSGDPCTETFRKYQRCVQKAIKEKDIPIDGVEFMGPNKDKPES; this comes from the coding sequence ATGAACAGCGTCGGGGAGGCCTGCACCGACCTGAAGCAGGAGTACGACCAGTGCTTCAACCGCTGGTTCGCCGAGAAGTTCCTTAAGGGGGACCGGAGCGGCGACCCGTGCACCGAGACCTTCCGGAAGTACCAGCGGTGCGTGCAGAAGGCCATCAAGGAGAAAGACATCCCGATCGACGGAGTGGAGTTCATGGGCCCCAACAAGGACAAGCCCGAGAGCTGA